The following are encoded together in the Candidatus Eremiobacteraceae bacterium genome:
- a CDS encoding peptide ABC transporter substrate-binding protein, protein MIARPGRAAAFALFAAAAVGLSACTPSSAVTEASIGSARPRVSTDGLLRMAGDQKPDNLNPLIGTQVIDTDLSLLWGSYLFLWNDQDQFVPELATAVPTPDNGGVTGDGLTIMYHLRTGVVWQDGAPFTAKDVIFSWRQVMNPRNDTGSRQGYDQIKSIDAPNAHTLVVHLKRRYAPFVATFFSMSASSFCILPEHLLSKYADLNKIGYDQIPVGTGPFRVTSNADGRVKLAANPLYWRGAPGLKEIDYQYIASDEKILEQLKAQKIDFYEDAAQALEPELHGIGGTTVYLYPFTRWTDVGLNLSRPQLRDPRVRHALAYAIDREGLVEHVTHGVNFPADSDQPPFFWAHDNALKADPYDPAAAARLLDAAGWRVGKGGIRRKNGIPMNLEMVGALGDQTISDAQRYIQREWLRIGVRATITNYASDRLYDDKANGGIEQNGRFDVAIEDWANGVDPDESQLFMCAMAPPAGWNIYHYCDRKLDAAENSGIADYRIAGRKRDYDRVQQILAEDLPIIVLWFQQRQDVATVALQNYRPAHAVSPFWNAWQWKL, encoded by the coding sequence CAGGCCCGGACGCGCCGCGGCTTTCGCGTTGTTCGCGGCGGCGGCTGTTGGACTCAGCGCATGCACGCCGTCGAGTGCCGTCACGGAAGCATCGATTGGATCTGCGAGACCGCGCGTCTCGACCGACGGCCTTCTTCGCATGGCCGGCGATCAGAAACCCGACAATCTCAACCCGTTGATCGGCACACAGGTCATCGATACCGATCTTTCGCTGCTATGGGGCAGCTATTTGTTCTTGTGGAACGACCAAGATCAGTTTGTGCCGGAACTTGCGACCGCGGTTCCGACCCCCGACAACGGCGGAGTGACCGGTGACGGTCTCACCATAATGTATCACTTGCGTACCGGTGTTGTATGGCAAGACGGAGCGCCGTTCACCGCAAAGGACGTCATCTTCTCGTGGCGCCAGGTTATGAATCCCCGCAACGACACGGGCAGCCGCCAAGGGTACGATCAGATAAAAAGCATCGATGCCCCAAATGCTCATACGCTGGTCGTGCATCTGAAGCGACGCTACGCGCCGTTCGTGGCGACCTTCTTCTCCATGTCCGCATCGTCATTTTGCATTCTCCCCGAGCACTTGCTCTCGAAGTATGCGGATCTGAACAAGATCGGGTACGATCAAATTCCCGTCGGAACCGGACCGTTCCGCGTGACGTCAAATGCGGACGGGCGGGTCAAGCTCGCTGCAAATCCGCTCTACTGGCGAGGCGCGCCCGGGCTCAAAGAGATCGACTATCAGTACATCGCGAGCGACGAGAAGATTCTGGAGCAGCTGAAAGCGCAGAAGATCGATTTCTACGAAGACGCCGCACAGGCTCTAGAGCCCGAACTGCACGGGATCGGCGGCACGACCGTCTATCTCTACCCGTTCACGCGCTGGACCGACGTCGGTCTGAATCTTAGCCGCCCCCAACTACGCGATCCGCGCGTTCGCCACGCGCTCGCATATGCGATCGACCGTGAAGGCCTGGTCGAACACGTGACGCACGGCGTCAACTTTCCGGCGGACAGCGATCAACCGCCGTTTTTCTGGGCGCACGACAACGCTCTCAAGGCAGATCCGTACGACCCGGCGGCGGCCGCGAGGCTGCTCGACGCCGCAGGTTGGCGCGTCGGCAAGGGCGGCATCCGGCGCAAGAACGGCATCCCCATGAACCTCGAGATGGTCGGAGCCCTCGGAGATCAGACCATTTCGGACGCACAGCGCTACATCCAGCGAGAGTGGCTTCGCATCGGCGTACGTGCGACCATCACGAACTACGCGTCCGATCGGTTATACGACGATAAGGCGAACGGCGGCATCGAGCAGAACGGCCGCTTCGACGTGGCGATAGAAGACTGGGCGAACGGCGTGGATCCAGACGAGTCTCAGCTGTTCATGTGCGCGATGGCGCCGCCTGCGGGTTGGAATATCTATCACTACTGCGATCGCAAACTCGATGCCGCGGAGAACTCCGGTATCGCGGACTATCGCATCGCGGGTCGCAAGCGGGATTACGACCGCGTCCAGCAGATCCTCGCGGAGGATTTGCCGATAATCGTGCTCTGGTTCCAGCAGCGTCAAGACGTGGCGACGGTGGCACTCCAGAACTACCGGCCGGCCCACGCCGTGAGCCCGTTCTGGAACGCATGGCAGTGGAAACTGTAG